The Vitis vinifera cultivar Pinot Noir 40024 chromosome 3, ASM3070453v1 region CCTCCCTGATCCCTGTTTCCTGTTACCCAAATTGATCATATGCTTCCTTTAAAGTTTGGTTAAATATGAGCCTTGATCAAATTAGATAAACCTAAACCAAACCATTTCAAAAGACGAAAAATCCAACAGGACTGCTTGTACGAACAAAATCCCACGTCAACTATGAACCAAGAATTTACAATAATACTGTGTTGGTATGTGAATATTTTTATCAAGGATTTTGTATAATCTACATGGAAGCAGGTGAGGACTGTGGCTAGGATCGTAGAAGGGGATGCAGGTAAGGCAATTTGCAAAGAAGCAGAAAGGATACTGCCAGTAGCTGTGGTGATGGGTACCAGAGGCCGAAGTTTACTTCAaaggttctctctctctctctctctctctctctctctctcccttcacTGTGTGTGTGCGCTCAAAAACATATCTTATTGTGGGGTTTTTGTACAGTGTGCTGCAGGGAAGTGTGAGCGAGCATGTATTCCACAACTGTACAGCAGCGCCTGTTATAATTGTTCCTGGGATTggtattattttaaatttattgaacCCTTGAATTTCTTATAatgagtttaaatttttaaggaaTTTTACATGTAAGTTGTTTTGGATTTTAGGAGAAGCTTGAGAGGAACATTGAACTGGTGGAACCATGGACAGATAAGAAACTGTAAGTCCTGAAGAGTTATGCTAGTGAATCATAGTGGAGCTTGGGCAGAAGACAAAGTTGGTTTTGTCATTTATGTAATCTGAAATGCATGGaagatatatttttcttttgatattctATGTGAATTGCACTGAATATGGTATTGTTAACTGATATCTTTGTATTAGCTGGAATACTGTAAATGAATCTAGGATGATGGGTTTGATGTATGGTTCTGTGGAATTTTTAGGTGTACATATTAGATGTCTATTCTTATCTGCATGAGAAAATTTTGGCCTTCTCAAATTCATAAGACGATGAATATACAAATTTGAGCAATTTGCTTTTCAAATGATTTAGCTAGCCTGCATTCAGCTGACTTCCAACCATCTCAAGTTTTGTTAGGACTAGGCTACTGCAATTGCTGCTTCTTATTACTTTCCCAAACTTCCAGAGCTTGAAGAGCATTCTTCTTCAGTTCCTGTCCTGTGGAAGGATCAGATCAagctttggagaaaaaaaataaatattgcaCTTGCTTATCTTCCCAAATAGATCTGCATCTTTGCATTCTAGGTTCAGGGTTTCGACTTTCCTggaaaaataatcattaaattgTGGAAGGCAATTCTTAATAAAAGAGTTCAACAGAGGGTGTGTGAAGCCTAGCCATTGCAAAATCTAGAAGAACCAAATGAAAAGATGTCTCAAAGAAAATGCTCGGATGGCCAATGAAGCTAGAAACTGTGATAGGATAGAACAATTTATTTGTCCACCCATATAGATTCCATCCCTTGCATGGAAACCATAATGCCATTTGAGTGTACTTATATTTATTGAAGTTATTAATAGAACTGATAGCTTGTTCAAATTTGTAACGTTATGGTATTAAATTTTAACTATAATCtcattacaaattttatttgaaaattttatagctATATATAACCCAAATTAGTTATTCTAATATCTGCATTCTGTCGAGATTGTGTGCCTCCACTGCCTGCTCATTCAACCGATATGTTATGAAAAGAATCTTCAGTGGAATTTAGTGCTTGACCATTGTGCATATATGTCTTAGTTAAAGGCTTAAGAAATGTTGATTAGAGGCCTTTGACATGAAGCATGGGCAAGTGCAAGAAAGTATTAAGCTGCAGCTGCAGTACTACTGATCTTGATGCTAATGGGCTAGATATCCTCTattcccaaaaacaaaaaaagaaaaattccagTATTCAGACTTTATTAATTTcactttctatatattttctgTCCCAATCATTCCAATTCTAAAGTCACCTCTTTAAGGTGGCTTATTATCATTGTATTATTACTCCATTTTTTGAAACATTAAGCTgcaatataaattataaaccCTGATTCTTTTACTTCAGTTTATGATTCGGTGAAAGAAAGGATCCTGCTAATGTCGACCCTTTATGCCAATTTAGCTGATAGTGGAACTGTTGACCTATAATCAGCTTTCATTTCCAAAGTTTGGCTCAGGCTTTAGGATTTATCACTTGTACGCCTCATGGATCCAACTGACACTTAGCCTAATTCCACTTCAAATAGCTCATTAGCAGTAACATCATGTCTTTAATCTTCTGCTGCTCAGTAGGAGTATGGAAAAGAAATTTCTAACATAAGGTGGGTCACAATCCAGCCCTATCATCCTCGCTTGAAATTGGACAGGATTGCTTTAGAGCACCCTTAGGGCTAGTCTGGTTCTTCATTTTATACAGGATGTGGATGAGCCTGGGATTCCAGGTTATTTTTAGAAACAGGCATGGGTCCTGTTGATCTAGACTTGGGACTCTGCTGGGAATGGCCTGGCCTTGTATTGCCCAACAAAATTGTAGTCGAGTTGGTCCCAGCAATGACAAATTTGAGGACTATCCTACTATGGGCCTTCTGCTCAAAAATTGGCATGAGGTTGAACGAACCGACTTCTTGTGCCAGCCTTGTTTGGCTTCTTCTTATTAACCAAACAACCATCTATTTTTTAGGATCATGTTAAGGAAGTTTTTAGGATTCTCATGCCAAGAAAAGGATAAAACTTGGGAGCAGACATAACATTTCTCCTAACAAGTATTGGCCCTTGAAAGTTGTACTCATATCTGCACATGGCTGAGAGAATCTGTGTTTGTGAGTTTTAGCATTTATTCTTTGGAACCGCGTTGTGTGAAAAGTGAGAAGAGTGGTAACCTCTTTAACAAGGGAAAATATCACACTAGCTTAAGTGGGCCCAGGAAAGAGAAAAGGCAAAATCATCTCTCTCCATCCATGAAGCAAAGAGAATCAAAGAGATCTTGCCTATGGATTGGTCTGGCCCCACCCTTCTCACTATTATGAATAGCTTGAAAACGAAGGAAAGCTCAGCTTCCTACAATCCAAGGGACAAGAAGATGCAGTTAAGGTGCAGGCAACGTCTGCTGGGCCCTGCCCTCTGCAGCGGCAACCCAACACTGAAAAGCTCCTTTCTTAAGTTTTAAATCTTGAATGAGAGGATCAAGTATGTTAGAAATATAGAAGAATTAGAACTTCTCATTGTTGGAGAAGTCTATCCAAATTGGTGCCTTTTGTATACCGCCTGTATGCATAGGATGCGTCCTTTTTTATTAGATGCTGTTTGATATATTCTCTGTTTGCCtatcagagaaaaaaaaaaacagattctTTATCCAAATTACCCTTTTCATTGTGTTTCTTTATGCTGTGACCTGAATGTTATATGTTGCTAATAAAGTTATTCCAAACTTTCTACCCTAACAAACAGGGTTCAATCCTACCCAAGACCACTAAAAAGGTTCAAATTCTTATACACAAAACAAAATAGGGAAGGGaaggaattttagaaatattaagGTCCATTTGAAACGAAACAGGGAGAGGATTAATCGTTGGTTGATGTTCCTTTTCTACCCCCTGTGACATTCTTGTGTAGAATGACTTTTGGACTGATCCTTTATATTTTTGCATTATCCTAGTAGGGCTGTTGTAGTTCAGTGAATTGTGACCATTTGAGAACCAGAACATCATAGATGAGGACAAAGGATACAAAGCTTTTAGTCGTTAATAACGGctatattcaaatattaaaagacTTTGGAAAACTTTAGTTTCATCTTTAAGACAATGTCAAGCATTAAAGAACTTTACAAAAGGATAGTCTTCCTTTCCTAAGAGTTCTCCTTCACCTCTCTATTCATTTCATAAGCTCCAAAATGAATACTTTACTCTTCCAATTGCGAACAAAGTTTTCTTGCCAACTGATAAAACTGTAAACCTCCTTAACGATAACTATCATAGTTGTGATTAATAATGATAAGACGCTGATTTATGTACGTAAATCGGGCACGTGGAAAGTAGCTTTCCGCTTAGTTGATGGGTGATATTATCATACTATGAGTTTGTTTTATGGTTTAAAACTGATATGAATTTGAAATGGGACAACTCTTTAATGTAAAGAAGGCCTAAGCTACTTTTAACCGATTCTGAGCTCTCAGCATCTGACATGAGGTTAGATGTGAAGGGCCCAGATACCTTTGGGCAATGAGACCTTTTTCTTATGCGTTGTTGATATGATTTTTGCTTGCTTATTCACACAGGACTTGCGTAGGATGTCTGAAGCATGAATTATCTCATGATTCAGCTGGAAGATAgctctaaaaaagaaaagaaagaaattctgGCTCATTGTCTAATCATGGGTCTCAATCTACATGCATTATTCTGTACCAAAAGAGAACCAAGAGGTCCACCAGTGGGCTCGTGCTCTCTGTCCTTCACTGGAATGCTGGTAGTTGTCTCTTAGGTGTATCCAACACAGGGACAAGTTGTGCCACTGGATTAGTACGTTGCATTTCTTCTTCAGTAACACTTAATTTTTGTGGCAATTCTTGCAAATCCCAATCATAGTATGTGGCACTGGTGTACTTTTGGATTATTTTGTCTTTCAACTGATTACAAGGGTAGTTTAGTCCTCGAAACAGTTATATGACCAGCACCAGCAAGGATATCAGAAAAGAGTAATTGCAAAGGATTGCTGAATGACACCACCTTTCCTTGCCTTCATCCAT contains the following coding sequences:
- the LOC100257219 gene encoding uncharacterized protein LOC100257219 isoform X1 gives rise to the protein MEPVKEDVEEYGWREVKLPSLIPVVPPPELGRETGERRRGRDIIVAVDHGPNSKLAFDWTLIHLCRLADTIHLVNAVSSVSNEVVYESSRALMEKLAIEAYEVAMVRTVARIVEGDAGKAICKEAERILPVAVVMGTRGRSLLQRFSLSLSLSLSLSLHCVCALKNISYCGVFVQCAAGKCERACIPQLYSSACYNCSWDWYYFKFIEPLNFL